A genomic region of Leptospira mtsangambouensis contains the following coding sequences:
- a CDS encoding elongation factor G-like protein — protein MKYRTVGIFAHIDSGKTTLTERILFEAGKISAVGSIEDGNTESDSLQEEIERGISIRTTFHSLPWKTTFGEFRIQLVDTPGHIDFRNQVTDLLPAMESAIVVLEAGTVVQSQARLVIEELRKANVPMVFFINKLDRFDEDYLDTLVSLEEILDEAPVTLFQKDPEGKLEYYLRAPGNFPKTVKEELMAWNDELLLSSWNDPSGQTDYSLMGLQSGPSSGKLHLVYGGSAKTGVGVRELLDLVLWTEPKKIENQTPSGFPFLVLSRRTSPEFGRYAVIYPTKEVRSEELDQMAKTFLSQKSPVSTSPYPESLPDFHFSFLDPETEEKLISLEKGKLVILKNHPDLLLLPGHPVALGSSFGLGDETPILDLAPSPFSVLLEPEETADKEFWLCRLEELVWEDPGYQVQNKEDTGQLVLLGRGELHLEIGIRRVTERTEKKLSISSINIAKLEHLKKMSHKVALEHRAFEDQKSSGALIAVLEDTADFSKHIAFEVSLPEEVKNSIETSFLEACLHGFYGEEVVGLKFRVLSYEMPEGDLQITLTLLKVAILAGVKELFPSNTYLVGPLTEVEVMVDADHLGVVLSDLSRRNAKVVSTWEAVAGKSHLKANAPAQNLLGFSGALRNMTKGIGISWERTAFTYEFHAVLKE, from the coding sequence ATGAAATACCGAACTGTTGGAATTTTTGCACATATTGATTCGGGTAAAACCACACTCACCGAACGGATCTTATTCGAGGCTGGGAAAATTTCGGCAGTAGGATCCATTGAAGATGGGAACACGGAATCGGATTCTTTACAGGAAGAAATTGAAAGGGGAATTTCCATTCGCACCACCTTTCATTCCCTTCCATGGAAAACCACCTTTGGTGAGTTCAGGATCCAACTAGTCGACACACCCGGTCATATTGATTTTCGAAACCAAGTCACAGATCTATTGCCTGCCATGGAGTCGGCCATTGTGGTTTTGGAAGCGGGGACAGTGGTCCAATCCCAAGCACGTCTTGTGATCGAAGAACTTCGAAAAGCAAATGTTCCCATGGTATTTTTTATCAATAAACTCGATCGTTTTGATGAAGATTATTTGGACACTTTGGTATCTCTGGAAGAAATTCTAGACGAGGCACCAGTCACTCTCTTCCAAAAGGATCCCGAGGGAAAACTGGAATATTATTTAAGGGCTCCTGGGAATTTTCCCAAAACGGTAAAGGAAGAACTGATGGCCTGGAATGATGAGCTCCTTCTTTCTTCTTGGAATGATCCTTCAGGCCAAACTGATTATTCTCTGATGGGGCTCCAGAGTGGTCCAAGTTCCGGGAAACTCCATCTGGTGTATGGAGGATCTGCGAAAACGGGGGTAGGGGTAAGGGAACTTTTGGATCTAGTTCTTTGGACAGAACCCAAAAAAATAGAAAACCAAACCCCTTCCGGTTTTCCTTTTCTTGTTCTTTCTAGGCGTACGAGTCCCGAGTTCGGTCGGTATGCCGTCATTTATCCCACAAAGGAGGTTCGTTCGGAAGAGTTGGACCAAATGGCAAAAACCTTCCTCTCCCAAAAAAGTCCTGTGTCCACAAGCCCATATCCCGAAAGTCTTCCTGATTTTCATTTTTCCTTCTTGGACCCAGAGACAGAAGAGAAACTCATCAGTTTGGAAAAAGGGAAACTGGTGATCCTAAAAAATCACCCAGACTTACTCCTGTTGCCAGGTCATCCTGTGGCTCTTGGTTCATCCTTCGGACTAGGTGACGAAACTCCTATTTTGGACCTTGCTCCTAGTCCTTTTTCTGTCCTTTTGGAACCGGAAGAAACCGCAGACAAGGAATTTTGGTTATGTCGCTTGGAGGAGCTGGTTTGGGAAGATCCAGGATACCAAGTCCAAAATAAGGAAGATACCGGACAATTGGTACTCCTTGGTCGGGGTGAACTCCATTTGGAAATCGGAATCCGAAGGGTTACAGAAAGAACGGAAAAAAAACTCTCAATTAGTTCGATAAACATTGCCAAATTAGAGCATCTTAAAAAAATGTCTCATAAGGTTGCCCTAGAGCATCGTGCCTTTGAAGATCAAAAATCAAGCGGCGCGCTCATCGCAGTCCTGGAAGATACTGCCGATTTTTCGAAGCATATTGCCTTCGAGGTAAGTCTTCCGGAAGAAGTAAAAAATTCGATAGAAACGTCCTTTTTGGAAGCCTGCTTACACGGGTTCTACGGTGAGGAAGTTGTAGGTCTCAAATTCCGTGTTCTCTCTTACGAGATGCCGGAGGGAGATTTGCAAATCACTTTAACGCTTTTGAAAGTAGCGATACTGGCAGGCGTAAAGGAATTGTTTCCATCCAACACATATTTGGTCGGACCCCTCACGGAAGTAGAAGTGATGGTGGACGCAGACCACTTAGGTGTAGTTCTTTCTGATCTAAGTCGCAGAAACGCTAAGGTGGTCTCCACCTGGGAAGCTGTGGCAGGGAAGAGTCACTTAAAAGCCAATGCACCGGCCCAAAACCTGCTTGGCTTTTCAGGGGCTCTTAGAAACATGACCAAAGGGATTGGCATTTCTTGGGAAAGGACTGCTTTTACCTATGAATTTCATGCAGTTTTAAAGGAGTAA
- the rpsG gene encoding 30S ribosomal protein S7: MSRRRGKVEPRHIEGDPKYNDKVISKFINCLMVDGKKSVAESVFYDALEVIAKKTGQDPFAVFQEALENAKPQVEVKSRRVGGVTYQVPIEVRPERRLALGIRWLIKYSRGRNEKSMKNKLAAEFMEAQKGTGSAIKKKEDIRKMADANKAFSHYRW; this comes from the coding sequence ATGTCTAGAAGAAGAGGAAAAGTTGAACCGCGCCATATCGAAGGCGATCCTAAATACAATGACAAAGTGATTTCTAAGTTTATCAACTGCCTAATGGTAGATGGTAAAAAAAGTGTCGCTGAATCCGTATTCTACGATGCGTTAGAAGTAATTGCTAAAAAAACTGGCCAAGACCCGTTTGCTGTTTTTCAAGAAGCATTGGAAAATGCAAAACCACAAGTGGAAGTAAAATCTCGTCGTGTGGGTGGTGTGACTTACCAAGTTCCGATCGAAGTTCGTCCAGAAAGACGACTTGCACTCGGAATCCGATGGCTTATCAAATATAGCCGTGGAAGAAACGAAAAATCAATGAAAAACAAATTGGCAGCAGAATTCATGGAAGCTCAAAAAGGCACCGGATCTGCGATCAAGAAAAAAGAAGATATCCGAAAGATGGCAGATGCCAACAAGGCTTTCTCTCACTACCGCTGGTAG
- the rpsL gene encoding 30S ribosomal protein S12 has translation MPTINQLIRIGREDQKKRTKSPALKACPQRRGVCTRVMTFTPKKPNSALRKVARVRLTTGIEVTAYIPGEGHNLQEHNVVLIRGGRVKDLPGVRYHIIRGTLDTLGVDKRRKGRSKYGAKRPKA, from the coding sequence ATGCCTACAATTAACCAGCTCATCCGCATTGGAAGAGAAGACCAAAAGAAAAGAACTAAATCTCCTGCCCTAAAAGCATGCCCACAAAGACGTGGAGTTTGCACAAGGGTAATGACCTTTACTCCTAAAAAACCGAACTCAGCTCTTCGTAAAGTAGCAAGGGTTCGCCTTACAACAGGAATTGAAGTCACAGCTTATATTCCTGGTGAAGGTCACAACCTCCAAGAACACAACGTGGTTCTCATCCGTGGGGGAAGGGTAAAAGACTTACCAGGGGTTCGTTATCATATCATTCGTGGAACACTGGATACACTCGGTGTAGACAAACGTCGTAAAGGACGTTCTAAATACGGCGCTAAGCGTCCTAAAGCGTAA
- the rpoC gene encoding DNA-directed RNA polymerase subunit beta' → MRNYNSFESITIRLASPERIKEWSFGEVKKPETINYRTLKPERDGLFCEKIFGTTKDWECYCGKFKSIRYKGVVCDKCGVEVTHSKVRRERMGHIELAAPVSHIWYYRSVPSRMGLLLDMTINQLKSVLYFEKYVIIDPADSGRNRGELIDEDEYHNYLDEYGDKFIAGIGGDAIKELLARIDVDAEARVIRQKIQDKNKISDKRIFKRLEVLEAFRDSGNRPEWMVLDVVPVIPPELRPMVQLEGGRFATSDLNDLYRRVINRNNRLKRLLALKAPEIIVRNEKRMLQEAVDALFDNSRRKRTVKGKGNRPLKSISDMLKGKQGRFRQNLLGKRVDYSGRSVIVVGPELKYHQMGLPKKMALELFKPFIMKRLVDLELAPNIKSAKKKIEAEDKEVFDVLETVVKEHPVLLNRAPTLHRLGIQAFLPVLVEGKAIKLHPLVCHAFNADFDGDQMAIHVPLAPKAQLETWMLMLSPHNILNPANGQPICGPTQDIVLGIYYLTSEVKDAKGEGKFFTGLEEVMYAIETKTVEIRSKISVLHEGKIIETTPGRLIFNQVMPKGYVYINRTLGDKETNKIIADVYEKFGPGITVVMLDEIKRLGYRYATVFAPTISIDDIRVSPQKEGLVNDANKEVEKADMEYRKGIITNEERRKKVIEIWTKTNDRITEGMFKELEKDQAGFNPVYVMAASGARGSKQQIRQLAGMRGLMAKPSGEIIELAIRSNFREGLGVLEFFISTHGARKGLADTALKTADAGYLTRRLVDISQDVIVSEDDCGTKANITLGIVKEGENVIVSLADRVFGRYTAEDLVDPVSEKVVFPKDTLITRAIGQQIENLGYDKIKVRSPLTCRSRYGICTKCYGMDMARLVPAEIGEAVGTIAAQSIGQPGTQLTMRTFHVGGAASATISEREHKVPYRSIVKSINGRLVTNANSAKVFARRGTIIVNRLIQEYNTDSLSSVRAVDGQRLEKGEVFATQVGESTEQRITSDQAGTVTLVGTTLRILGDDFVIPVKIGTILRAEEGQIVEENKALAEFDPFNEVAVAEAAGTIQWEDLEIGKNVRRDVDPKTSNIILKVVEQKKDRLVPKVLIGSDEYSVPVDALLQFQNGDKVREGDVIFKIPSVAEKTRDITGGLPRVDELFEARRPKDACTLAEIDGKIEDKGEIVKEKRILYIIPETAEQEKVKVAIPVGKQIRVRQGDFVKRGDQLDEGNFDPHDILAIKGPNALHEYLVSEVQEVYRLQGVHINDKHIEVVVRSMLRKVIITDSGDTSFVNQQQVDKFLFDEENDRVEKEGGSPAQGTPVLLGLTKASLNTESYFSAASFQETTKVLTDAAIKGKTDNLMGLKENVIIGHMIPAGTGMKKYRDIEVFKDLPGDLDWDLETEEEEEEVSELSESAPVSTATLSRLVAEEDEDEDELEEESDDSDDEDDDD, encoded by the coding sequence ATGAGAAATTACAATAGTTTTGAATCGATTACGATCCGTTTGGCTTCGCCCGAGCGGATCAAAGAGTGGTCGTTCGGGGAAGTTAAAAAACCTGAAACGATCAACTACCGTACCCTAAAACCGGAACGAGATGGTCTTTTCTGTGAAAAAATCTTCGGAACCACTAAGGATTGGGAATGTTACTGCGGTAAATTCAAATCCATCCGTTATAAGGGAGTGGTTTGCGACAAATGCGGGGTTGAGGTAACTCACTCCAAAGTGCGTCGTGAAAGAATGGGTCATATCGAACTTGCGGCTCCTGTTTCGCATATTTGGTATTACCGTTCAGTTCCGTCACGTATGGGACTCCTTCTTGATATGACCATCAACCAACTCAAAAGTGTTCTTTACTTTGAGAAGTATGTGATCATTGACCCAGCTGATTCCGGAAGGAACAGGGGCGAGCTTATCGATGAAGATGAATACCATAATTATTTAGATGAATACGGTGATAAATTCATCGCAGGGATCGGTGGGGACGCCATCAAAGAACTTCTCGCACGCATTGATGTGGATGCAGAAGCTCGTGTGATCCGCCAAAAGATCCAAGATAAAAACAAAATCTCTGATAAACGTATTTTCAAACGCCTCGAAGTTTTGGAAGCGTTCCGGGATTCCGGAAACCGTCCTGAGTGGATGGTTCTGGATGTAGTTCCGGTCATCCCACCAGAACTTCGTCCGATGGTGCAATTAGAGGGGGGACGTTTTGCAACTTCCGACCTTAACGATTTGTATCGCCGAGTCATCAACAGAAACAATCGTCTCAAACGACTTCTTGCTCTGAAAGCTCCTGAGATCATCGTACGAAACGAAAAACGTATGTTACAAGAAGCAGTAGATGCTCTTTTTGATAACAGCCGACGTAAACGTACGGTAAAAGGAAAAGGAAATCGACCATTGAAATCGATTTCCGATATGCTCAAAGGAAAACAAGGTCGGTTCCGCCAAAACCTACTCGGTAAACGGGTAGATTATTCTGGTCGTTCGGTGATCGTAGTGGGTCCTGAACTGAAATACCACCAAATGGGTCTTCCTAAAAAAATGGCTTTGGAACTTTTCAAACCATTCATTATGAAGCGCCTTGTGGATTTGGAACTAGCACCAAACATCAAATCTGCGAAGAAAAAAATCGAAGCAGAAGATAAAGAAGTTTTTGATGTTTTGGAAACTGTGGTGAAAGAACACCCGGTTCTCCTCAACCGTGCTCCAACACTTCACAGACTTGGAATCCAAGCATTTCTACCAGTCCTTGTAGAAGGAAAGGCAATCAAACTCCATCCTCTCGTTTGTCACGCGTTCAACGCCGACTTTGACGGGGACCAAATGGCCATCCACGTTCCACTCGCTCCAAAGGCACAGCTTGAAACTTGGATGCTGATGTTATCACCGCATAACATTTTGAATCCTGCGAACGGACAACCGATTTGTGGACCAACGCAAGATATCGTTCTTGGGATTTATTACCTCACTTCTGAAGTAAAAGACGCAAAAGGTGAAGGAAAATTCTTTACTGGTCTAGAAGAAGTGATGTATGCGATTGAAACGAAAACCGTTGAAATTCGCTCCAAAATCTCCGTTTTACACGAAGGGAAAATCATCGAAACCACTCCGGGAAGGCTAATCTTCAACCAAGTGATGCCAAAAGGGTATGTGTATATCAACAGAACCCTAGGTGATAAAGAAACAAACAAAATCATTGCCGACGTATACGAGAAGTTTGGACCAGGGATCACAGTTGTGATGCTTGATGAAATCAAACGTCTTGGATACCGTTACGCGACTGTATTTGCTCCTACCATTTCCATTGATGACATCCGAGTTTCTCCTCAAAAAGAGGGACTAGTGAATGATGCCAACAAAGAAGTTGAAAAAGCGGATATGGAGTATCGTAAAGGTATCATTACCAACGAAGAACGTCGTAAAAAAGTAATCGAAATTTGGACGAAAACCAATGACCGCATTACAGAAGGTATGTTTAAGGAACTCGAAAAAGACCAAGCAGGGTTTAACCCAGTTTACGTCATGGCAGCTTCGGGTGCTCGTGGTTCCAAACAACAGATCCGTCAGCTCGCAGGGATGCGGGGACTTATGGCGAAACCGTCTGGGGAAATCATCGAACTTGCGATTCGTTCCAACTTCCGTGAAGGCCTCGGGGTATTAGAATTTTTTATCTCCACACATGGTGCGAGAAAGGGACTTGCGGATACGGCGTTAAAAACTGCCGATGCGGGTTACCTCACTCGTCGTCTTGTGGACATCTCTCAAGATGTGATCGTATCGGAAGATGATTGCGGAACCAAAGCAAACATCACTCTCGGAATCGTAAAGGAAGGGGAAAACGTGATCGTTTCTCTTGCGGACAGAGTGTTCGGTCGTTATACGGCTGAAGATTTAGTCGATCCAGTTTCCGAAAAAGTGGTTTTCCCGAAAGACACTCTCATCACAAGAGCCATCGGACAACAGATTGAAAACCTTGGTTACGATAAAATCAAAGTAAGATCACCTCTGACTTGTCGCTCTCGTTACGGAATTTGTACGAAATGTTACGGTATGGACATGGCTCGTCTTGTTCCTGCAGAGATTGGGGAAGCAGTGGGAACCATTGCGGCACAGTCCATCGGTCAACCGGGAACACAGCTGACAATGAGAACCTTCCACGTGGGTGGTGCGGCATCTGCTACCATTTCAGAAAGAGAACATAAAGTTCCTTATCGCTCTATCGTAAAATCAATTAACGGTCGTCTTGTTACGAATGCAAATTCTGCAAAAGTGTTTGCTCGTCGCGGAACCATCATCGTCAACAGGCTGATCCAAGAATACAATACCGATTCACTTTCGAGTGTTCGTGCCGTTGATGGTCAAAGATTGGAAAAAGGGGAAGTTTTTGCGACCCAAGTTGGGGAATCAACCGAACAACGCATTACTTCTGACCAAGCGGGAACTGTTACTCTAGTTGGGACGACTCTACGCATCTTAGGTGATGACTTTGTGATTCCAGTAAAAATCGGAACCATTCTTCGTGCGGAAGAAGGCCAAATCGTAGAAGAGAACAAGGCACTTGCTGAGTTCGACCCTTTTAACGAGGTGGCAGTTGCGGAAGCAGCAGGAACCATCCAATGGGAAGATTTGGAAATTGGAAAAAACGTTCGTCGTGATGTGGATCCAAAAACTTCCAATATCATTCTGAAAGTGGTAGAACAAAAGAAAGATCGATTGGTTCCAAAAGTTCTGATCGGATCCGATGAATACTCAGTTCCAGTGGATGCTCTTCTCCAATTCCAAAACGGAGACAAGGTGAGAGAAGGGGATGTCATTTTCAAAATCCCTTCTGTTGCTGAAAAAACACGAGATATCACGGGTGGACTTCCAAGGGTAGATGAACTTTTTGAAGCTCGTCGTCCGAAAGATGCCTGCACACTTGCAGAAATCGACGGAAAGATCGAAGACAAAGGGGAAATCGTAAAAGAAAAACGTATCCTCTACATCATCCCAGAAACAGCAGAACAAGAAAAAGTAAAAGTAGCCATCCCTGTCGGTAAACAAATTCGTGTTCGCCAAGGTGACTTTGTGAAACGAGGAGACCAGTTGGATGAAGGAAACTTTGACCCGCATGATATTCTTGCGATCAAAGGACCAAATGCCCTTCACGAATATTTGGTTTCTGAAGTTCAGGAGGTATACCGTCTGCAAGGGGTTCATATCAACGATAAACACATCGAAGTTGTGGTTCGCTCCATGCTTCGTAAGGTGATCATCACAGATAGTGGGGACACATCTTTTGTGAACCAACAACAAGTGGATAAATTCCTTTTTGATGAAGAAAACGACCGAGTGGAAAAAGAAGGTGGATCTCCTGCACAAGGAACTCCAGTTCTTTTGGGATTAACCAAAGCGTCCCTCAATACTGAGTCTTATTTCTCGGCAGCGTCCTTCCAGGAAACCACAAAGGTTCTAACTGATGCGGCCATCAAAGGAAAAACAGACAACCTCATGGGTCTGAAAGAAAACGTAATCATTGGTCACATGATCCCAGCTGGAACAGGTATGAAAAAATACCGTGACATTGAAGTTTTCAAAGATCTCCCAGGAGACTTGGATTGGGATCTCGAAACCGAAGAAGAGGAAGAAGAAGTTTCTGAACTTTCCGAGTCGGCTCCTGTTTCCACCGCCACACTTTCACGCCTTGTTGCTGAAGAAGACGAGGATGAAGATGAGTTGGAAGAAGAATCGGACGACTCAGATGATGAGGACGACGACGATTAG
- the rpoB gene encoding DNA-directed RNA polymerase subunit beta — protein sequence MHTRMQIRNRVNFGKITDLNLLPNLIYVQKKSFDWFLQSEVKDPTKRLNQGLEAVFRESFPIESPNNDMVMEYGHYILGEPKRDPQECKDTDSSFAVPLKAVIRLIIKDTGEIREQVVYMGDLPVMTDHGTFIINGAERVVVSQLHRSPGIFFSYDQVRDTFSARVIPYRGSWLEFEMDNKGILVAKIDRKKKFPATLLVKAMGMGTNEEVLRLFYGSSKMKIAGANPKDLKRLIGRRTIADIINMETGEVMLDAGSKINEDNISILREMKVKDVDVIEFPKGKDNPVLINCLEKDGVNDYEDAVKKFHTIMRPGEPSTIENAEAELKRLFFSPKTFDLGVVGRYKINSKFEFNNPKEFSKAEDRVLRKQDIIETVRYLVMLMSEAENYYPDDIDHLGNRRIRSVGELIANQLKLGFSRVERVIKERMTVQEPEQQTPQLLISIKPITAVINEFFGSSQLSQFMDQTNPLAELTHKRRLNALGPGGLSRDRAGFEVRDVHYSHYGRMCPIETPEGPNIGLILSMSSFARVNDYGFIETPYRLVKNGKVQKQVEYLTADKEEYHYMAQSNSTVDEKGEFTSKLISTRHRGDFPFRSPSEIQYMDLAPLQVVSVSTALIPFLEHDDANRALMGSNMQRQAVPLLTEEAPFVGTGMEARAAYDAGVCIVAKKDGVVSKVDATGVWIKEDQSKEIVHYPLIKFKKTNQGTCFNQKPNVSMLHTTTGGKVGKVSKERVEITSPNGEKETHELFHSEDVQYVAVVKEGQDLGIGAPVAGQIIKGEKYGEFGQILQKGTVLANGPSTDAGYLALGRNVLVAFMPWEGYNFEDAILISERIIKDDVFSSIHIEEFEIQARETKLGQEQITRDIPNLSDKAFRDLDESGVIRVGAEVKPGDILVGMVTPKGETDLTPEYKLLHSIFGEKAKEVRDSSLRMPNGFEGTVIDIKRYSRETGDELAAGVEEMVKVYVARKRKLLVGDKMAGRHGNKGVVARVMAQEDMPYMEDGTPVDIVLNPLGVPSRMNLGQIFETQLGFAAKKLGINFETPVFDGATEGDVHEFCKKAGLPENSKFQLYDGRTGEKFINQVFCGYIYMLKLAHLVDDKIHARSTGPYSLVTQQPLGGKAQFGGQRLGEMEVWALEAYGASHTLQELLTIKSDDMLGRARIYEAIVKGIHSIKPGIPESFNVLVQELRGLALDIIIKDSEGLEVDISDYEDEFSKNKKKIKFETIENV from the coding sequence ATGCATACCCGAATGCAAATTAGAAACCGGGTAAATTTCGGTAAAATTACCGACCTCAATTTACTTCCTAATCTTATCTACGTACAAAAAAAATCCTTTGATTGGTTTCTCCAGTCGGAAGTGAAAGATCCGACGAAACGTTTGAACCAAGGGTTGGAAGCGGTATTTCGTGAATCCTTCCCAATCGAATCACCAAACAACGATATGGTCATGGAATATGGCCATTATATCTTGGGAGAGCCGAAACGCGATCCTCAAGAATGCAAAGATACTGATTCTTCCTTTGCTGTTCCACTAAAAGCAGTCATTCGACTCATCATCAAAGACACCGGAGAGATCCGGGAACAAGTTGTCTACATGGGAGATCTTCCTGTGATGACAGACCACGGAACTTTCATCATCAATGGTGCAGAAAGGGTAGTGGTAAGCCAGCTTCATAGGTCGCCTGGTATTTTCTTTTCTTACGACCAAGTGCGTGATACTTTTTCTGCACGGGTGATTCCTTACCGAGGTTCTTGGTTGGAATTCGAGATGGACAACAAGGGAATCCTTGTTGCCAAAATCGACCGTAAGAAAAAATTCCCGGCAACCCTTCTTGTTAAAGCTATGGGGATGGGAACAAACGAAGAAGTATTACGTTTGTTCTATGGATCTTCCAAAATGAAGATTGCTGGTGCCAATCCAAAAGACCTCAAACGTCTCATTGGTCGCCGAACCATCGCTGATATCATCAACATGGAAACGGGAGAGGTAATGCTCGACGCCGGATCCAAAATCAATGAGGATAATATCTCCATCCTTCGTGAAATGAAGGTAAAAGATGTGGATGTCATTGAATTTCCGAAAGGAAAAGACAACCCAGTTCTTATCAACTGTTTAGAAAAAGATGGTGTGAACGACTACGAAGATGCAGTCAAAAAATTTCACACGATCATGCGTCCAGGCGAACCTTCTACGATTGAAAACGCAGAAGCAGAACTGAAACGCCTCTTTTTCTCACCTAAAACTTTTGATTTAGGTGTTGTGGGTCGTTACAAGATCAACAGTAAATTTGAATTCAACAATCCAAAAGAATTTTCAAAAGCTGAAGACCGAGTTTTAAGAAAACAAGATATCATCGAAACTGTTCGTTACCTTGTGATGCTCATGTCGGAAGCAGAAAACTACTATCCGGATGATATTGACCACTTAGGAAACAGAAGGATTCGTTCTGTTGGAGAGCTCATTGCCAACCAATTGAAACTTGGATTCTCTCGTGTGGAACGAGTGATCAAAGAAAGAATGACAGTTCAGGAGCCGGAACAACAAACTCCGCAGCTCTTAATTTCCATCAAACCAATCACCGCAGTGATCAATGAATTTTTTGGATCTTCGCAACTTTCTCAGTTTATGGACCAAACCAATCCTTTGGCGGAACTTACCCACAAACGTAGGTTAAACGCTCTTGGGCCTGGTGGACTTTCTCGTGATAGAGCAGGTTTCGAGGTTCGTGACGTTCATTATTCTCACTATGGTCGTATGTGTCCGATTGAAACACCGGAAGGTCCAAACATTGGTCTCATTCTATCCATGTCTAGTTTTGCACGAGTCAACGATTATGGGTTTATTGAAACTCCATACCGCCTTGTGAAAAATGGAAAAGTCCAAAAACAAGTAGAGTATCTCACTGCGGACAAAGAAGAATACCACTACATGGCACAGTCCAATTCGACTGTCGATGAGAAGGGAGAATTTACTTCTAAACTGATCTCGACTCGCCATAGAGGGGACTTTCCTTTCCGTAGCCCATCAGAGATCCAATATATGGATCTTGCTCCTTTACAAGTTGTGTCTGTATCGACTGCACTCATTCCGTTCTTAGAACATGATGATGCGAACCGTGCGCTCATGGGATCAAACATGCAACGCCAAGCAGTACCTCTTTTAACAGAAGAAGCTCCTTTTGTGGGAACTGGTATGGAAGCTCGCGCGGCATATGATGCGGGAGTTTGTATTGTTGCCAAAAAAGATGGTGTGGTTTCCAAAGTAGATGCCACAGGTGTTTGGATCAAAGAAGACCAATCCAAAGAGATTGTCCATTACCCACTCATTAAATTCAAAAAAACCAACCAAGGAACTTGTTTTAACCAAAAACCAAACGTTTCCATGTTGCATACGACTACTGGTGGTAAAGTAGGTAAGGTTTCCAAAGAACGAGTGGAGATTACTTCTCCAAACGGTGAAAAAGAAACCCATGAACTTTTCCATTCGGAAGATGTGCAGTATGTTGCGGTCGTAAAAGAAGGCCAAGACTTAGGAATTGGTGCCCCAGTAGCGGGACAAATCATCAAAGGCGAAAAATACGGTGAATTTGGACAAATCCTCCAAAAAGGAACTGTTCTTGCGAACGGACCTTCCACTGATGCTGGTTATTTGGCACTTGGCCGTAACGTTCTTGTGGCATTTATGCCTTGGGAAGGTTACAACTTTGAGGATGCGATTCTAATTTCTGAACGAATCATCAAAGACGATGTTTTCTCTTCGATCCACATCGAAGAATTCGAAATCCAAGCTCGGGAAACCAAACTCGGACAAGAACAAATCACTCGTGACATTCCAAACCTTTCGGACAAAGCGTTCCGTGATTTGGATGAGTCAGGTGTGATCCGTGTTGGTGCCGAAGTGAAACCAGGCGACATCCTGGTTGGTATGGTGACTCCAAAAGGAGAAACCGACCTTACTCCTGAATACAAACTATTACACTCCATTTTTGGAGAGAAGGCAAAAGAAGTAAGAGATTCCTCTCTTCGTATGCCAAACGGTTTTGAAGGAACTGTGATCGATATCAAACGTTATTCCCGTGAAACAGGCGACGAACTCGCTGCTGGCGTGGAAGAAATGGTAAAAGTCTATGTGGCTCGTAAACGTAAACTCCTCGTGGGTGATAAGATGGCGGGACGTCACGGAAACAAAGGGGTAGTTGCCCGTGTGATGGCACAAGAAGATATGCCATACATGGAAGATGGAACTCCTGTTGATATCGTGCTTAACCCTCTTGGGGTTCCTTCACGGATGAACCTCGGTCAGATTTTTGAAACCCAACTTGGTTTCGCGGCCAAAAAACTAGGAATCAATTTTGAAACTCCTGTGTTTGATGGCGCTACCGAAGGTGACGTTCATGAATTCTGCAAAAAAGCGGGATTACCAGAAAACAGCAAATTTCAGTTATACGACGGAAGAACGGGAGAGAAATTCATCAACCAAGTCTTCTGTGGATACATTTACATGTTGAAACTGGCTCACTTGGTGGATGACAAAATCCATGCAAGATCGACTGGACCTTACTCACTCGTAACGCAACAACCACTCGGTGGTAAGGCGCAGTTCGGGGGACAAAGGCTCGGTGAGATGGAAGTTTGGGCTCTCGAAGCATACGGTGCATCACACACCTTACAAGAGTTACTCACCATCAAGTCAGATGACATGCTTGGACGTGCAAGAATTTATGAAGCGATTGTGAAGGGAATCCACTCGATCAAACCGGGAATTCCAGAATCATTCAACGTTCTTGTTCAGGAACTCCGAGGTCTTGCTCTTGATATCATCATCAAAGACTCCGAAGGATTGGAAGTGGATATCTCTGATTACGAAGATGAATTCTCGAAAAACAAAAAGAAAATCAAATTCGAGACCATTGAAAACGTTTAG